The Astyanax mexicanus isolate ESR-SI-001 chromosome 4, AstMex3_surface, whole genome shotgun sequence genome segment AAAATTGAAGTAAATATCAGAGTACTGAAGTGTGGAGCTTACACACAGTTTAGGAGTTTAGGAAGTTAAAAACATTTTgccattttactttatttttagtttctcttttatctcaACCCCCTGTCAATGATTTAGTTTGTGTCCAAGTGATTTAATTAAGCAGACATTTTGCAGACTGAATGCTAGAATTCTACAGGTAATGCCAGGTCTGGTTCATGGTGCATGTCTACAAATGTGCAGAcagtctgaacacagagaagTAAATACTCATCATTCTTACTGCTTAACTGTTGCACAATTTCAAGTTCAGGATCCCACACCATGAAAGAAGGTCAAGAACGAAAGTACATATTGTCCAATAAAAACCAGTATctacatttttgttgatttttagttatgTACATTTTTCTATGAACGGATCAATAGAAATTCTCTtagaaaaacacttttacaatgacttacattgaaagttaagaatgttttatttctctcctgtaaagttgctgttttggagatacatgttttccaCTGGACAGTGAAACTGTTGGCATTGTTAAAGAATTACTACAAATCAGTTCCctcagtgtttttaattatttaatctttTAGGAAGCTAAACATCTGTGTGTTctgaatcagtgtgtgtgttttaggtgttttaGGAGGAGGAGATTTTCCTGCAAAGAGTCAAATGAAACCTTTTGAAATacattttggaacaaaaaaagaaGTCGGTCAACTCCTACACTCCCTCAAATAAACTCCCCACATTCTGTACGCACTGCATAATCTTCCTCTGCTGCAGCCATATAAATTTTATAACAATATTGTCGGCCAAGAACATGTTCTGAAACGTTCAGCCTAATTTGTATCACCAAAAAAACGAAAATACAAATCATGGCcctcactttataataagtgtctgtaaCTGTGTAACAAGCTACAGTATTGTGGaaacgttttaggcacctgtgggaatttcagtaaagaaaaaagcttcttatctgtaaagaaagtgtttattagctcagtaaaactctagcattacaataaatacaaatagcaattttacaaaaaaacacattcgtagaaagggcaacaatgacctgttgtttgtcaaatagggaacccacagccatctatactgttgccctttctatatatgtgttataactgattattaataggcatttacaacctaattactaaccattaattACAGATGAGCCATTCCACCGTATGTGCGCTTatagcttgttgtaactcttccaacttaaacttaattttttatctttttttttttttaactctaaatCTACTAACATATATGtcatatttaaaacatgtactggtcaaactcaggcagctttactaattttattttactagGTTTCTAAGCCTAAAATGGTTACAAAACTAACCAttaatgtgacatttaaaaaattatgtttaaaagcaagtctattatttatttattttttttttataaagaaggtgtttattttaaagaaatggttggctgcatgttcaaataattgctATTTATGActaaaaaatcactatatatgcatgcagcacattatatttttctaaaatatgccaagctatttttatttttagaagacaggtaacaaatgctatttttcagtATTCTAACTAgtttgtattaatatttttaattacatacCTTACTTTTAAAATTAGATCAATGCACAGgatgcttaaaaataaaatgcattttaaagtttttaaatgtattttaagatATATATGCCAGATATAGttcatttaaaagacatttagttTAGGAAATTCATCTTTTCATATAAATTCAATCACTCCTGTCGTATTATACATGTATaagcacattatacacacattattgtaattaaaattaaaatgtagttTAAATTAAGTGAATACATGTGTGATTAGACAAGCTGTATTTCAGTAATCAATCTATAATTGTTTATACATCACCAGCAGTTTATTACAAGGATTACAAGGGTTATTAAAGTGTAATTGCACAGTTATTACAGGTACTTTATCGAAAGCCAGATCAATTTCTGACCCAAAAGTAGTACTCAGTTAGGATGCCACCAGCAGGGCTCCATAGTGTCATATTAAGCTGATATGGTTTAACTTTTCATTCGATATAGAGTTATTCAATCAAAAGTAGTTATTACTAATTTAATCtggtgtgtttaatataaaatcacaataaaagcACAATACTGCAAAAACAACCAAAAGAAAGTTGGAAAATCCTGTGTGAGAAACTACCAATAAATACTTTGAAATTAAAGTACAGcaaggaaaaaaatagagaccactttggattctgaatcattttctctgattttgctatttataggtatatgtttgagcattgttctttattctataaaatcccaaataaaaatattgtcatttagagcatgtatttgtagAGAATGTGAAAtagctgaaagaacaaaaaaaaaaacaagctttcagacctcaaataatgcaaagaaaacaagttcatattaatgattttgtaagagttcagaaatcaatatttggtggaataactctgcattttggcatggtctcctccaccagtcttacacactgcttttggataactttatgcagctcctgttgcaaaaattccagcagttcagtttggtttgatggcttgtgatcatccatccttccCTTGAgtatataccagaggttttcagtttggtaaaatcaaggaaaacattatcattaggtggtctcttttcttttttagagctgtatatattgaagTTAAATAAAGCCATTTAAAGTGCTACTAAAACTGGAATAACTACAATATAAAATTGAGCTAGTGCTTCGAGACACTGCCAATAGTAAGCTGAATGAAAAACCaccaaaaaatatgtttaattcagtaaaattaaGTGTTTATGGTTGGGAACAGTTTACACATTCACATGACTGATATAATGACCATCAAATGAAACTATTACTTCAacaaaaatttatttaaaatgtacatttttaccaTAAACAAATAACTTTTATCGCTTAATTAATTGTTTGTATTTATGACATTAGTGGTATGAACTACTAAAACAAGATCAGttgttttaattatataattatatatattatataattatattctaCTAAACTATTTGGCTTGACTGAGCAAATTTCGACTTCCTCAGTACACAGGTTGTGGGAAGATTCTGCATGAGTGATTATCACTACAAATCCTGTGAAGCGTTTAATAAGTACCCAGGAGGAGCTGAGCCTGAGGTGAGGTCTGGAAACAGGATCCACCATCCTCCCCATCACAGAGACACCTCCGGGCCAGGGCTCATCAGCGGGGCTGAGTGGAGGTTCAGGACAACAACAACAGTGGCTCTTTGAACTGCTGAAGAAACAAAGGAGATTGTTATTGGATATTGTCATCTTTACTCCACCTGTCTGTTCcctctactcctcctcctcctaatTATTACTCTTTTATAGATAGAAGTGAAATAAACATGCAGAAAGAGGAACAAAGCAGACATTGAGTTTATagtataaattaatgtaaaagaaaaaaaaagaaaaaccaagctaaactgcttgaaagttatccaaaagcagtgtgtaagactggtgaaggagaacatgccaacatgcatgaaaactgattaaaaacagtccaccaaatattgatttctggactcttaaaatgaatattctttatgaatatgaactgttttctgttaattatttaaggtcaaaaagctctgcattttttttttcaatttctcattttctaaaaataaatgctctaaatgacaatatttttatttggaatttgggagaaatgctgtccatagtttatagaataaaacaacaatgataattttattcaaactgattcagaaacagaagtggtctctattttttgcCGGAGCTGTATATTTTACCTTGCATGGTTTCATTCCATTTCAACAAATGTATctgagtttaataaaaaaaactgtaaaattaccTGTAAAATTGCTTGTTTCCACATAAAATGTCTGTTTTTACATTATAAACTGCTTTTATTCACTCTAAAAATAAACTGATGGCTTAGCTAAAAATGTTTAGCTGCAATAAAAAAGTGTtctgatattaaattattgttttagatttaaaaaatgagACACCTTTAGTTTTACAATGTTCCAAACAGACAATTCTTaactcaaagtgcttcacaaaaGTGTAAGCTATTTGTTTTTACTGTGTGCATTGATGGGTTTTGTTTTGTAGAAATAATAATTTCTATAACCAttacaaactaaaactaaacatgttaaacaaataCTAGGCTGAACTGGTGAGTAattgttttgtataaataaaactatgaAATGAATAAagattaaaagtaaaaaacaatgtaaGCACGAGCAATATGGCAATATTTTATTGCAAAAGTAAGACATGCTTCTATGAGCAtataattatgttatattatattatgagtgtgtattttctttataatattttaagctgtttaatatgtatacatgtatatgtactgtgatataatgatataatatagcTTTTCCCTATTAACCGCCCCTCATTTAAACAGCTTATTTAAGTCCAATTATTCTTAATAACATTCTTGACTTGCCATTTGTAAGAAAAATTGATTCTTGACCAAATCCAGCCTCACCTCACACTCGAAGCTCAGATAACTGAAGTGCAGCTATCTTACTTTGGAGAAGTTATGAGAAGAGCTGCCGTTTGGTTATCTGGGCTTTGAGTGAGGAGTGAGTTTTGATATCCAAACAGAAAAAAGGACTTTCTGCTGAAACACTTTCCATATGGTCGTCTGCAGCTGGAACTAAGCTGACAGCACTCGACAGcaattaataatcattaaaaaagttCACTTTTAAAACTTCGAAGAAGTGTGTCATGTTGTGACATGCAATTGAACAGGCTTTATTTAAACTCAATGACTTATTTTTCTTTGCTTAAATGGAGAAACATAAAGTGTGAATTAGAGGTGACTGGGACAGTTTTTCAGCTttcttgatttttatttattgatagaACAAAATACCCAAACAAATGATCAATTAtactaaaaatattaattttgattGTGTAGTTTCAAAGTGAGGGCACACCAAAAACACCAAACATTTTCATTCATGGAAGAAAATAAACCCTTTAAACCCCTTAATTCACCCTACCATGctcttgtttttatttagttGTGTGAATATCACAATACAAACAATGCTTTAAACATGAATCCAACCCTTTAAACTACCTGATTTAAGTTCTTcatacttttcttttatttctaaaaaaaaaattggtacaaAGTTTATGCTGGGGAGGTACCCCTCTTGTTATTGGGGTGGTATCCCTCAAGGCTATGTCTTCAGCATCTTTAGTTAGGAAACATATTTGTACTACCCCCTACTTTTAAGGAGCACAGCTGGAGCTTAAGGAACATGTTGTACCTTTGAAGGTACATCTGCACAATTTGTACTTTGATAAGCAAACTGTACCTGTAGACtacttcttttctctcttcttttctgaCAGTGTAGTTTGACTAGTTTGAATAGTGAAAAGTTTCATTTTAGCGCAAATTCAACCAAGTTAAAAGCACCTTATTAAACTTGGGCTCATTTAACCTTCTGTAAGCTGTACTTTTCACAGCGTAGCACAATGCAAATGGCAGTAATAACTCTAGACTGGACTGTGTTTTGGCAGGTGTGGAACAGAACGTTCGGAGGCTTTCAGTGCTACCATGCACTGCTTGGGACTGGGCTTATGAGCTGGCTGGCAGTTACAAATGGATGTTCAGTATGTACGAAAGCTCAACTCCTGGAACTGGGCTACCGTAATTCATAACATCTCATATCATCCTTCAAACTTGGCTAAAGCAGGTCAGCTTGGAGTCTTAGTCCTTCCTCTGGGTGATGTCACTGCTCTGGAGGACTCCTCCCCTCTACCTGCTCTGGAGTATAAAGGGATACTTGTTTCGCAGAGGAGCCACATCACTGACTTTGAGGCATTGGCTCAAGTAAGTGGCTGCGATTCCACCAGCTTGAGAAGCCAAgcatccgtccgtccatccaggCGTCTGTTCTCAACTCAAGAGACAAGGAGCACCAAACAACgatccaccaccaccatcaccaccaccatgtcagctGGATTGGAGCTCATAGGGATCGTCTGCAGCATTCTTGGATGGCTCCTGGCCATCGTCTCCTGCGCCCTTCCCATGTGGAGGGTCACCGCCTTCATCGGCTCCAACATCGTCACAGCCCAGATCATCTGGGACGGCCTGTGGATGAGTTGCGTGGTCCAGAGCACCGGACAGATGCAGTGTAAAGTCTACGACTCCATGCTGGCCCTGTCCCAAGACCTCCAGGCCGCCCGAGCCCTGACCGTCATCTCCATTCTCCTGACCGTCCTGGCGGTGCTGGTGTCAATCGCCGGAGCCAAATGCACCAACTGCATCGAGGACGAGTCATCCAAGGCCAAAGTCATGATCATCGCTGGGGTGCTGTTCATCATAGCAGGGCTGATGCAGCTGATCCCCGTCTGCTGGTCGGCCAACACCATCATCAGGGACTTCTACAACCCTTTGCTGACCGACGCACAGCGCAGGGAGCTGGGGGCAGCTCTGTACATCGGCTGGGCCGCCGCCGCCCTGCTCATGATGGGAGGATCCCTGCTCTGCTGCTCTTGCCCTCCGCAGGAGAAGAAATACAATCCCTCAAGAATGGCCTACTCGACCCCTCGCTCCACAGCTGCCGGTGGGTACGACCGAAG includes the following:
- the LOC103034216 gene encoding claudin-3-like, translating into MDVQYVRKLNSWNWATVIHNISYHPSNLAKAGQLGVLVLPLGDVTALEDSSPLPALEYKGILVSQRSHITDFEALAQVSGCDSTSLRSQASVRPSRRLFSTQETRSTKQRSTTTITTTMSAGLELIGIVCSILGWLLAIVSCALPMWRVTAFIGSNIVTAQIIWDGLWMSCVVQSTGQMQCKVYDSMLALSQDLQAARALTVISILLTVLAVLVSIAGAKCTNCIEDESSKAKVMIIAGVLFIIAGLMQLIPVCWSANTIIRDFYNPLLTDAQRRELGAALYIGWAAAALLMMGGSLLCCSCPPQEKKYNPSRMAYSTPRSTAAGGYDRRDYV